The Silvanigrella paludirubra genome contains a region encoding:
- a CDS encoding dioxygenase, giving the protein MKNKSTLPCLFIAHGSPLNAILQNEYTETLQFIGNELKPLVKSILCISAHWRTEGVYISGAEKLSTIYDFSGFPEELYKINYNPNGNIELTNKIFSLLSKYNPKIDAKRGIDHGAWSILIHLFPHYDIPVVQLSLNLDFKLQQHYEISSLLKPLREEGVLIIGSGNIVHSFFAFSDEKNAESPDWAIEFDHTIKKALIEKNHETIIKYRRLFGKSAKLSVPTEEHYIPLLYIIGLQQEKDKIRFIYEKFQNSGMSMRSFILE; this is encoded by the coding sequence ATGAAAAATAAAAGTACATTACCCTGTTTATTTATAGCTCATGGAAGCCCTTTAAATGCTATTTTACAAAATGAATACACAGAAACACTCCAATTCATTGGAAACGAATTAAAGCCATTAGTGAAATCAATATTATGTATTTCTGCACATTGGAGAACAGAAGGCGTTTATATAAGTGGAGCTGAAAAACTTTCAACTATTTATGATTTTTCTGGTTTTCCCGAAGAACTATATAAAATAAATTATAACCCTAATGGAAATATAGAATTAACCAATAAAATATTCTCTCTTTTATCTAAATACAATCCTAAAATAGATGCTAAAAGAGGAATTGATCACGGGGCTTGGAGTATATTAATTCATTTATTCCCACATTATGATATTCCAGTGGTTCAATTAAGCCTAAATTTAGATTTTAAATTACAACAACATTATGAAATAAGCTCACTGTTAAAACCTTTAAGAGAAGAAGGTGTTTTGATAATCGGTAGCGGAAATATTGTTCATTCTTTCTTTGCTTTTAGCGATGAAAAAAATGCAGAATCACCGGATTGGGCAATTGAATTTGATCATACTATAAAAAAAGCGTTAATCGAAAAAAATCATGAAACTATAATAAAATATAGAAGATTATTTGGAAAAAGCGCTAAACTTTCTGTTCCAACAGAAGAACACTATATACCATTATTATATATCATTGGATTACAGCAAGAAAAAGATAAAATAAGGTTTATCTATGAAAAATTTCAAAATAGCGGAATGTCAATGAGAAGTTTTATTTTAGAATAA
- a CDS encoding pirin family protein codes for MIQIRKNSERGTADYGWLHAKYSFSFGEYYDPKFMGFRKLRVINEDKVEPGQGFPTHGHKNMEIITYILSGSLEHKDSLGTGSVIYPGEVQLMSAGNGIRHSEYNHSNTELVHLLQIWIEPNVNNEDPFYQQHDFKNINEKFILLVSPNGERNSLKIKQDIKLYQGRLGINENLKYKVENERHAWIQIAHGEMILDEQIHLEQGDGVAISDGDILNFSSNNSQCQFLLFDLP; via the coding sequence ATGATTCAAATTCGTAAAAATTCTGAGAGAGGTACTGCTGATTATGGATGGTTGCATGCAAAATATTCTTTTTCATTTGGAGAATATTATGATCCCAAATTTATGGGCTTTCGTAAGTTGCGCGTTATAAATGAAGATAAAGTAGAACCTGGTCAGGGTTTTCCAACTCACGGCCATAAAAATATGGAAATTATAACTTATATTTTATCGGGAAGTCTTGAACATAAAGACAGTTTAGGAACAGGCTCTGTCATTTACCCTGGTGAAGTTCAGTTAATGAGCGCTGGTAATGGAATAAGGCATAGTGAATATAATCATTCAAACACAGAACTTGTTCATTTATTGCAAATTTGGATAGAACCAAATGTGAATAACGAAGATCCATTTTACCAACAACACGATTTTAAAAATATAAATGAAAAATTTATTTTATTGGTTTCTCCAAATGGTGAAAGAAATTCTTTAAAAATAAAACAAGATATTAAATTATACCAAGGTAGATTAGGAATAAATGAAAATTTAAAATATAAAGTAGAGAATGAAAGACATGCTTGGATTCAAATTGCACATGGTGAAATGATCTTAGATGAACAAATTCATTTGGAGCAAGGGGATGGGGTTGCTATTTCAGATGGAGATATTTTAAATTTTTCTTCAAATAATTCTCAATGTCAATTTTTACTATTTGATTTGCCTTAA
- a CDS encoding SCO family protein, translating to MYFVYFKKIIVIMLFIFIYPVYSQVFNYKPSGNSALPPVDSIPESNKGVTIQEHLGNKIDMNLSFTDQFGKIKSLKELTKDGKPILLTLNYYRCVSLCSVQLINVAKTIKELGWPIGKDFSIATISFDPTDKPEDAKKKHDEYLSLAGQPEGEWNFFVGNQESIDKITKQVGFYYKYLPQNNEYSHTAAIFFIAPDGTITRYIYGISYKVNDVKFSLMDASQGKLGSTTDRFLLFCCYYDPNAGAYTGLAMGIMRTVGIAMMSFLGILVYFYYNKRKKLYK from the coding sequence ATGTATTTTGTGTATTTTAAAAAAATAATAGTTATTATGTTATTTATTTTTATATATCCAGTATATTCTCAGGTATTTAATTACAAGCCATCTGGGAATTCAGCGCTTCCTCCTGTCGATTCCATTCCCGAATCAAATAAAGGTGTCACAATACAAGAGCATTTAGGTAACAAAATTGATATGAATTTATCTTTTACCGATCAATTTGGTAAAATAAAATCTTTAAAAGAATTAACAAAAGATGGAAAACCTATATTATTAACCTTAAATTATTATCGCTGCGTTAGTCTTTGTAGTGTCCAACTTATTAATGTTGCAAAAACGATAAAAGAACTCGGATGGCCTATTGGGAAAGATTTTTCTATTGCTACCATTAGTTTTGATCCGACTGATAAACCAGAAGATGCCAAAAAAAAACACGACGAATATTTATCTTTAGCAGGTCAACCTGAAGGAGAATGGAATTTTTTTGTTGGTAACCAAGAAAGTATTGATAAAATAACAAAACAAGTTGGATTTTATTATAAATATCTTCCACAAAATAATGAATATTCTCATACGGCAGCCATTTTTTTTATAGCCCCAGATGGGACGATTACAAGATATATTTATGGAATTTCTTATAAAGTGAATGATGTTAAGTTTTCACTTATGGATGCTTCTCAAGGAAAGCTTGGTTCTACAACAGATAGATTTTTATTATTTTGTTGTTATTATGATCCTAACGCAGGCGCATATACAGGTCTAGCAATGGGGATAATGAGAACAGTCGGAATTGCAATGATGTCTTTTCTAGGAATTTTAGTTTATTTTTATTATAATAAAAGGAAGAAGCTTTATAAATAA
- a CDS encoding aspartate aminotransferase family protein, whose protein sequence is MHTNKYYIEQEKIYIMNTYNRYPITLIKGSGQFVWDVEENKYLDFLSGISCTLLGHNHPKVIKAIKEQVDLILHTSNLFYSPPNIELAKCLIDNGGLDSLFFCNSGTEANECAIKLARKYQWRLGKEHKNVILSAHHSFHGRTLGALAATAKPKIHEGFSPLPYGFKYESWDNIEAFCNAIDDTVAAVILEPIQGEGGINQPPEGFLSKIRQICTEKDVLLIFDEIQCGLGRTGFLFAYQYFNVKPDIITLAKGIASGLPLGVVCATQKVANAFLPGDHGTTFGGNPVSCAAALATLNIILNENILNRVKELGIYFKEKLTLLKKNYPNSILEIRATGLMIAIDFNFKNQYIVEHLQKNSILIHTCGENSVRLLPSFVINEEDIDHFIEKIDEYLNII, encoded by the coding sequence ATGCATACAAATAAGTATTATATAGAACAAGAAAAAATATATATTATGAATACATATAACAGATATCCTATTACTTTAATAAAAGGAAGTGGACAATTTGTATGGGATGTTGAAGAAAATAAGTATTTAGACTTTTTAAGTGGAATCTCTTGCACTTTATTAGGACATAATCATCCTAAGGTAATTAAAGCAATAAAAGAGCAAGTAGATTTAATTTTGCATACTTCAAATTTATTTTATTCTCCACCAAACATTGAGCTTGCAAAATGTTTAATTGATAATGGGGGACTTGATTCCTTATTTTTTTGCAATTCAGGAACAGAAGCAAATGAGTGTGCAATTAAATTAGCAAGAAAATATCAATGGCGTTTAGGAAAAGAACATAAAAATGTAATTTTAAGCGCACATCATTCTTTTCATGGAAGAACATTAGGCGCTTTAGCTGCAACAGCAAAACCAAAAATACATGAAGGATTTTCTCCGTTACCTTATGGTTTTAAATATGAATCCTGGGACAACATAGAAGCTTTTTGTAACGCTATTGATGACACTGTTGCGGCTGTTATTCTTGAACCAATTCAAGGAGAAGGAGGAATAAACCAACCTCCTGAGGGCTTTCTCAGTAAAATTCGTCAAATTTGCACCGAAAAAGATGTTCTACTTATTTTTGATGAAATACAATGTGGACTTGGAAGAACTGGATTTTTATTTGCCTATCAATATTTTAATGTAAAACCAGATATCATTACATTAGCAAAAGGGATTGCGTCTGGCTTGCCTTTAGGGGTGGTTTGCGCAACTCAAAAAGTAGCTAATGCATTTTTACCTGGGGATCATGGAACTACATTTGGTGGTAATCCTGTTTCATGCGCAGCAGCTTTAGCAACATTAAATATTATTTTAAATGAAAATATATTAAATAGAGTTAAAGAACTTGGAATTTATTTTAAAGAAAAATTAACTTTACTTAAAAAAAATTATCCTAATTCAATATTAGAAATAAGAGCAACAGGATTAATGATTGCAATTGATTTTAATTTTAAAAATCAATATATTGTTGAACATCTTCAAAAAAATAGTATTTTAATACATACATGTGGCGAAAATTCAGTAAGATTATTACCCTCATTTGTAATTAACGAAGAAGATATTGATCATTTTATAGAAAAGATCGACGAATATTTAAATATTATTTAA
- a CDS encoding chemotaxis protein CheA, with product MSNHVETQFINTFLEEALENLASWETTCLNINNKNEKESLIQLFRIAHNLKGSSASVGLKQFAEYIHKVEELLTYIKNDQINFEINILNLFFEIHTISNDWIKSIQNDVSYVHNNIQKNIDIISFALENKKYINEKNVPIENFEIFKDEKNLGLENKEKNDTFKNVEINQSELEKNKKINLEEYLRVNVSKLDNLINYIGEVVIDQNILKQKSLTNSLPQDVKNIISQMGKNIQELQDITLSLRMMSLDQQFQKMNRIVRDLAFKQEKKIRFDSFGSEVELDKIIVDKLTDPLTHLIRNAIDHGIESQDERLRKNKSIESLIELRAMQDEGNVKIYLRDDGKGLDENKILKKAIENGIVDEKNNLTKDEIHRLIFKPGFSTKDIVTDISGRGVGLDVVNNVISELKGSIDIETEIDKGTTFIISLPSSLSIIKGLIFKSNNQLFVIPESQISEIVDHKKFKIESRINGSEVFTLRNEIIPIISLNKVFRNHEIENEIVDEKNGILIQHLGKKFSFQVDQIIATQSIVLKKLSKELKGIPGVLATTVLGNGEPALVLNLSQLINIWSYDGF from the coding sequence GTGAGTAATCATGTTGAAACTCAGTTTATAAATACATTTTTAGAAGAAGCTTTAGAGAACTTGGCTTCTTGGGAAACAACTTGTTTAAATATCAATAATAAAAATGAAAAAGAATCTCTCATCCAACTATTTCGTATTGCTCATAATTTAAAAGGCTCTTCAGCTTCTGTAGGGTTAAAACAATTTGCAGAATACATTCACAAAGTAGAAGAACTTTTAACTTATATTAAAAATGATCAAATAAATTTTGAAATAAATATTTTAAATCTTTTTTTTGAAATACATACAATTAGTAATGATTGGATAAAATCTATTCAAAATGATGTTAGTTATGTTCATAACAATATACAAAAAAATATTGATATTATTTCATTTGCTTTAGAAAATAAGAAGTATATTAATGAGAAAAACGTACCTATAGAAAATTTTGAGATATTTAAAGATGAAAAAAATTTAGGTTTAGAAAATAAAGAAAAAAATGATACATTTAAAAACGTTGAAATTAATCAAAGTGAATTAGAAAAGAATAAAAAAATAAACCTTGAGGAATATTTAAGAGTAAACGTAAGTAAATTAGATAATTTGATTAATTATATTGGTGAAGTTGTAATAGATCAAAATATTTTAAAACAAAAATCTTTAACAAACTCGCTTCCTCAAGATGTCAAAAATATTATTTCTCAAATGGGAAAGAATATTCAAGAGCTCCAAGATATTACTTTGTCTTTAAGAATGATGTCATTAGATCAGCAATTTCAAAAAATGAACAGGATAGTCAGAGATCTTGCTTTTAAACAAGAAAAAAAAATTCGCTTTGATTCTTTTGGTTCTGAAGTTGAATTAGATAAAATTATTGTTGATAAGTTAACAGATCCTCTTACGCATTTAATAAGAAATGCAATTGATCATGGAATCGAAAGTCAAGATGAAAGACTAAGAAAAAACAAATCTATTGAAAGTTTAATTGAATTAAGAGCTATGCAAGATGAAGGTAATGTAAAAATTTATTTAAGAGATGATGGAAAAGGTCTTGATGAAAACAAAATATTAAAAAAAGCGATTGAAAATGGAATTGTAGATGAGAAAAATAATTTAACAAAAGATGAAATTCATAGACTTATATTTAAGCCAGGATTCTCAACCAAAGATATAGTAACCGATATTTCTGGAAGAGGTGTAGGCTTAGATGTAGTGAATAATGTAATTTCAGAGTTAAAAGGAAGCATAGATATTGAAACAGAAATTGATAAAGGTACAACATTTATTATATCTTTACCTTCATCTCTTTCAATTATTAAAGGCCTGATTTTTAAATCAAATAATCAACTGTTTGTTATTCCTGAATCTCAAATTTCTGAGATTGTAGATCATAAAAAATTTAAAATTGAATCTCGAATTAATGGAAGCGAAGTTTTTACATTAAGAAATGAAATAATTCCTATTATATCATTAAATAAAGTTTTCAGAAATCATGAAATAGAAAATGAAATTGTGGATGAAAAAAATGGAATATTAATTCAACATTTAGGTAAAAAATTCTCTTTTCAAGTGGATCAAATAATTGCGACACAATCTATTGTGTTAAAAAAGCTGTCTAAAGAACTCAAGGGAATCCCTGGTGTTCTTGCTACAACAGTTTTAGGAAATGGTGAACCTGCTTTAGTGCTTAATTTAAGTCAGTTAATAAATATTTGGAGTTATGATGGATTTTAA
- a CDS encoding chemotaxis protein CheW yields the protein MDFNEEENKYLIFKVLNEEYACNILQIKEVIKSVNIKPVPFMVPYFKGIINLRGKIISVIDFRIKISPNFNDEENKGIILVVENDSISIGVIVDDLVSVQTINASEIQKNNDMKYSIDIKFIIGNYILKDKLVTILDLISSISDEDLKIIKENESLKLSINI from the coding sequence ATGGATTTTAATGAAGAAGAAAATAAATATTTAATATTTAAAGTATTAAATGAAGAATATGCCTGTAATATTTTACAAATTAAAGAAGTGATCAAATCTGTAAATATAAAGCCAGTACCATTTATGGTTCCTTATTTTAAAGGAATTATAAATTTAAGAGGAAAGATTATTAGTGTTATAGATTTTAGAATTAAAATATCTCCAAATTTTAATGATGAAGAAAATAAAGGAATTATTTTAGTAGTAGAGAATGATTCTATAAGTATTGGAGTTATAGTTGATGATTTAGTTTCAGTTCAAACAATTAATGCATCAGAAATTCAAAAAAATAATGATATGAAGTATTCTATAGATATAAAATTTATTATTGGGAATTATATTTTGAAAGATAAATTAGTGACTATTTTAGATTTAATCTCATCTATAAGCGATGAAGATTTAAAAATTATTAAAGAAAATGAGAGTTTGAAGTTATCCATAAATATATAA
- a CDS encoding SIMPL domain-containing protein has translation MKNTVISSVIITIGVIISSFVLSNSIENYRNFSRFVEVKGLDEKIVKSNLASWQINFTLSNDDLKKIYSDLSFSQNTIIKFLLDQGFSENEIEKQAISVQDNHNSYDNKKGPRFFANSGINLSTNKVDLVNSVAQKTGALVESGIVINYSNIRYMFTELNSIKTEMLNKATTNAKDAAETFAKNSNSSIGKIKKASQGTISITAVNSNPNDMYSDEASIMKKVRVVTSIEFFIK, from the coding sequence ATGAAAAATACAGTTATTTCATCTGTTATAATTACAATTGGGGTTATTATATCAAGTTTTGTCTTAAGTAATTCAATTGAAAACTATAGAAATTTTAGTCGTTTTGTCGAGGTGAAAGGATTAGATGAAAAAATAGTAAAATCGAATTTAGCTTCTTGGCAGATCAATTTTACATTATCAAATGATGATTTAAAAAAAATATATTCTGATCTTTCATTTTCTCAAAATACAATAATAAAATTTTTATTAGATCAAGGTTTTTCAGAAAATGAAATTGAAAAACAAGCCATTTCAGTTCAAGATAATCATAACTCATATGATAACAAAAAAGGTCCTCGTTTTTTTGCTAACTCTGGAATTAATTTATCTACAAATAAAGTCGATCTTGTAAATTCAGTAGCTCAAAAAACAGGTGCCTTAGTTGAATCAGGTATTGTTATTAATTACAGTAATATAAGATATATGTTCACAGAATTAAACTCAATTAAAACAGAAATGTTAAATAAAGCTACGACAAATGCTAAAGATGCAGCTGAAACTTTTGCTAAAAATTCGAATAGTAGCATTGGAAAAATTAAAAAAGCATCACAAGGAACTATTTCTATCACAGCAGTCAACTCAAATCCAAATGATATGTACTCTGATGAAGCGAGTATTATGAAAAAAGTTAGAGTTGTTACCTCAATTGAATTTTTTATTAAATAG
- the cheB gene encoding chemotaxis-specific protein-glutamate methyltransferase CheB produces MAKNDDIYIKIIKDIQNIIQVELNNEKILLATEKIKLRVNILNFIKIEDYYDYYCQNKDFEIKNLISILTNHTTEFFREPEHFDFLADEIFPEFIKNNKPIRIWSAAASIGKEVYSLAICYLEACYSLGLKYDSIPPIEILGTDLDAISIEKCENGIYLISDIEKEMGKVLIQKYFDYGTDEFKKFVRIKDSVHKLCKFKVHNLLLNSEDIGKFNIILIRNIIIYYKRKEVKNIILKLKNNLENNGYLILGHSESLNGIDVPFTHLKNSIYSLNSEPSEDLTRVFVIDDTLTIRDFLRKNLTKKEGFLVVGEAENPIEAMEKLSQLEQQPHAIILDLNMPKMNGIEYLEHLKNKPHPPIVIMSSVGFDEADNGIKCLELGAFDYIEKPNGIHSTKEILNIKNTIMQARKSSKDYNLKNRQVSKTIYSNNLPKKISKPDLIAIGSSTGGVEALQTILSQLNKNSPPIVIVQHIPEYFSLALANRLNELCNLKVYEGKNKQILEPNCVYLAPGGKQMRIIEEKNNLILEVNDSEKMNMHKPSIDYMFYSLANLKNQVNICALILTGMGNDGANGLKELYNKNAFTIAQDEDTCVVFGMPKEAIALGGVHQVAALNEIPNIIKRIL; encoded by the coding sequence ATGGCAAAAAATGATGATATTTATATAAAAATTATTAAAGACATCCAAAATATTATACAAGTTGAATTAAATAATGAAAAAATACTTTTAGCTACCGAAAAAATTAAATTAAGAGTAAATATTTTAAATTTTATTAAAATTGAAGATTATTATGATTATTATTGTCAAAATAAGGATTTTGAAATAAAAAATTTAATTTCAATTTTGACAAATCATACCACAGAATTTTTTAGAGAGCCTGAGCATTTTGATTTTTTAGCAGATGAAATATTTCCTGAATTTATTAAAAATAATAAACCTATTCGGATTTGGTCCGCAGCAGCTTCAATTGGAAAAGAGGTCTATTCACTTGCTATTTGTTATTTAGAAGCATGTTATTCATTAGGTTTAAAATATGACTCCATTCCTCCTATTGAGATTTTAGGAACCGATTTAGATGCCATATCAATTGAAAAATGCGAAAATGGAATTTATTTGATTTCCGACATTGAAAAAGAAATGGGAAAAGTATTAATTCAAAAATATTTTGATTATGGAACAGATGAATTCAAAAAATTTGTTCGAATAAAAGATAGTGTACATAAATTATGCAAATTTAAAGTGCATAATTTATTATTAAATTCAGAAGATATTGGAAAATTTAATATAATTTTAATTCGAAATATTATCATTTATTATAAAAGAAAAGAAGTAAAAAATATAATTTTAAAATTAAAAAATAATTTAGAAAATAATGGTTATTTAATTTTAGGTCATTCAGAGTCTCTAAATGGAATTGATGTTCCTTTTACGCATTTAAAAAACTCTATTTATTCATTAAATTCAGAACCTAGCGAAGATTTAACAAGAGTATTTGTTATTGATGATACTTTGACAATAAGAGATTTTTTAAGGAAAAACTTAACAAAAAAAGAAGGTTTTTTAGTTGTTGGAGAAGCAGAAAATCCGATTGAAGCAATGGAAAAACTAAGTCAATTGGAACAGCAGCCTCATGCTATAATTTTAGATTTGAATATGCCTAAAATGAATGGAATCGAATATTTAGAACATTTAAAAAATAAACCTCATCCTCCAATTGTTATTATGAGTTCTGTCGGATTTGATGAGGCTGATAATGGAATAAAATGTCTTGAATTAGGCGCATTTGATTATATTGAAAAACCTAATGGTATACATTCAACTAAAGAAATTTTAAATATTAAAAACACAATTATGCAAGCAAGAAAATCGAGTAAGGATTATAATTTAAAAAATAGACAAGTTTCAAAAACAATATATTCAAATAATTTACCTAAAAAGATATCCAAACCTGATTTAATTGCAATTGGTTCTTCTACTGGTGGTGTTGAAGCTCTTCAAACTATTTTGTCACAACTTAATAAAAATTCCCCGCCTATTGTAATTGTGCAGCATATTCCTGAATATTTTTCATTGGCTTTGGCAAACAGATTAAATGAGTTATGTAATCTTAAAGTTTATGAAGGAAAAAACAAACAAATCCTTGAGCCCAATTGTGTTTATTTAGCTCCAGGAGGAAAACAAATGAGAATTATAGAAGAAAAAAATAATTTAATATTGGAAGTAAATGATTCAGAAAAAATGAATATGCATAAACCTTCTATTGATTACATGTTTTATTCTCTCGCAAATTTAAAGAATCAAGTTAATATTTGTGCTCTTATTTTAACTGGAATGGGAAATGATGGGGCTAATGGATTAAAAGAACTATATAATAAAAATGCTTTTACAATTGCCCAAGATGAAGATACTTGTGTTGTATTTGGAATGCCAAAAGAGGCAATTGCTCTTGGTGGAGTTCATCAGGTTGCAGCTTTAAATGAAATTCCAAATATTATAAAAAGAATTCTTTAA
- a CDS encoding methyl-accepting chemotaxis protein translates to MRKSIWTIRKRLWTLSSIMIILIFCIGIIPFQLNKFYNEKINKLSSEIIPAIKNLTLADMMHDGIRANIFGIIMASESKNYEKLKELSEEEKEFKSNFLNYLNSLNGLVLNKKIHDDLSLILTDAKIYTDLADKIAKNTLEKKNREAQITIIKFNEVFKKLEKSISEITTEVNNFSEINIKNTNDYGKNALYFLILILSLFLIAAILVSKFAIKKLNNSLNNLIIGLNSQSNSILQRANSSQKSTKELSDMTMKQAAAIQETAASMEEMSSMLTQTSKHSTHNLRISEEGQISAQKGRESISQMLSAMDSIQASNIKLEEISNLIVKIANKTKIINEIVSETRLLSFNASIEAARAGVHGKGFAVVAEEVGKLASMSGSAANEIRELLESSTSEVAHVVSDIRERIVTGKNIFKVCETSFDNMTEILFKINEGTKIIVSSTGEQETGMKQTTIAMRQIDEVTQRNNAIGIAQASDSQYLANGIKNINEIISKLRYLIVGNVSNSQNMIPTSDFKNDTNHNQKAGQNYYPLNLQKDFEEKDNSDIILTDNLPNRNDSRWKV, encoded by the coding sequence ATGAGAAAAAGTATTTGGACAATTAGAAAAAGACTTTGGACTCTATCATCAATCATGATAATATTAATTTTTTGTATTGGAATAATTCCTTTTCAACTGAATAAATTTTACAATGAAAAAATCAATAAGTTGTCTTCTGAAATTATACCAGCAATAAAAAATCTAACACTTGCTGATATGATGCATGATGGGATAAGAGCAAATATTTTTGGGATAATAATGGCATCAGAATCTAAAAATTATGAAAAACTAAAGGAATTATCTGAAGAAGAAAAAGAATTTAAATCTAATTTTTTAAATTATTTAAACTCACTAAATGGCTTGGTTTTAAATAAAAAAATACATGATGATTTAAGTTTAATTTTAACTGATGCTAAAATTTATACAGATCTTGCGGATAAAATTGCAAAAAATACTTTAGAGAAAAAAAATAGAGAAGCTCAAATTACAATTATAAAATTTAATGAAGTTTTTAAAAAACTTGAAAAATCTATTTCTGAAATTACTACTGAAGTTAATAATTTTTCAGAAATAAATATTAAAAATACAAATGATTATGGCAAAAATGCTTTATATTTTCTAATATTAATTTTGTCCTTATTTTTAATCGCGGCTATTTTGGTTTCTAAGTTTGCAATTAAAAAATTAAATAATAGTTTAAATAATTTAATTATAGGGCTAAATAGTCAATCAAATTCTATTCTTCAAAGAGCAAATAGTTCTCAAAAAAGTACAAAAGAACTTTCTGATATGACAATGAAACAAGCTGCCGCAATCCAAGAAACTGCAGCAAGTATGGAAGAAATGAGTTCAATGTTAACTCAAACAAGTAAACATTCAACTCATAATTTACGTATTTCTGAAGAAGGACAAATTAGCGCTCAGAAAGGAAGGGAATCTATTTCACAAATGCTTTCTGCTATGGATAGCATTCAAGCATCAAATATTAAATTAGAAGAAATTTCAAATTTAATCGTTAAAATTGCTAATAAAACTAAAATAATTAATGAAATTGTTTCTGAAACAAGATTGTTATCATTTAATGCATCAATTGAAGCTGCACGTGCAGGAGTTCATGGCAAGGGATTTGCGGTTGTTGCAGAAGAAGTAGGAAAATTAGCTTCCATGAGTGGTTCGGCTGCAAATGAAATAAGAGAATTGCTTGAGTCTTCTACTTCTGAAGTTGCTCATGTTGTCTCTGATATTAGAGAACGAATTGTGACAGGTAAAAATATTTTTAAAGTATGTGAAACTTCTTTTGATAATATGACAGAAATTCTTTTTAAAATTAACGAAGGTACAAAAATAATTGTTTCATCAACAGGAGAACAAGAAACAGGAATGAAGCAGACTACAATTGCTATGAGGCAAATAGATGAAGTAACTCAAAGAAATAATGCAATAGGAATTGCGCAAGCATCGGATAGTCAGTATTTAGCAAATGGAATAAAAAATATAAATGAAATTATTTCAAAACTAAGATATTTAATAGTAGGAAATGTCTCAAATAGTCAAAATATGATACCAACATCTGATTTTAAAAATGATACCAATCATAATCAAAAAGCAGGTCAAAATTATTATCCATTAAATTTACAAAAAGATTTTGAAGAAAAAGATAATAGCGATATAATATTAACAGATAACCTACCTAATAGAAACGATTCTAGATGGAAAGTATAA